A window of the Teredinibacter franksiae genome harbors these coding sequences:
- a CDS encoding M48 family metalloprotease yields the protein MMALHHKGKKDPTMIRIRLLLALTALLLATTGCSVNQVTGERQLSMPMSEQIALGSKQYMPAQQQQGGRYVVDPDLNVYVNRVGKAVAQPSPVNLPYEFVVLNSDIPNAWALPGGKIAINRGLLVLLEDEAQLAAVLGHEVVHAAAEHSATQMRKQQILGVGVVLAGVAATQSDNKSALLVATGAVVGAQAYQAHYGRKQELQADDIGINYMVAAGYDPRASIELQETFVKLSAGGQSNFFSQLFASHPPSQNRVDRNRAKAEKLPTGKRNKAAFQRAIAQVKKDQPAYDLHAKALKAVGDKDYANALALTNKAIKKQPNESLFYVTKGQLLAAQKNDKGARDAFAKAARLNPEYFMSQLGLGVSEVKLKNFSNAKQSLQKSVKLLPTSLAIYNLGEIEEKQGNRQQAIEYYKQAATENSDIGKAAQQKLKTLGANQ from the coding sequence ATAATGGCCTTACACCACAAAGGAAAAAAGGACCCTACCATGATCCGAATTCGACTCCTTCTCGCTCTTACTGCTCTTTTATTAGCCACCACAGGGTGTAGCGTGAACCAAGTAACGGGCGAGCGCCAATTAAGCATGCCTATGTCGGAACAAATTGCCCTTGGCAGCAAACAGTATATGCCCGCTCAACAGCAACAGGGGGGGCGTTACGTTGTCGACCCAGACCTCAATGTATACGTCAATAGAGTTGGTAAAGCCGTAGCCCAACCCAGCCCGGTAAATTTACCCTACGAATTTGTGGTGTTAAACAGCGACATACCCAACGCCTGGGCACTGCCCGGCGGCAAAATAGCGATTAACCGCGGACTCTTAGTGCTACTGGAAGACGAAGCTCAGCTGGCAGCCGTGCTCGGGCACGAGGTCGTGCATGCTGCGGCCGAACACTCGGCCACTCAAATGCGTAAACAGCAGATTCTCGGGGTAGGTGTTGTGCTCGCCGGTGTGGCCGCGACCCAGTCCGACAATAAGAGCGCGCTTCTTGTTGCCACCGGTGCGGTGGTGGGTGCTCAAGCTTACCAAGCGCATTATGGCCGCAAGCAGGAATTACAGGCCGATGATATAGGTATTAACTATATGGTTGCCGCAGGCTATGACCCGCGCGCCTCCATTGAACTTCAAGAAACATTTGTGAAGCTTTCAGCCGGTGGCCAAAGTAATTTCTTCAGCCAGTTATTTGCCAGCCACCCCCCTTCGCAAAACCGCGTAGACCGCAATCGCGCAAAAGCCGAAAAGCTGCCTACGGGGAAACGTAATAAGGCAGCTTTCCAGCGAGCTATAGCGCAAGTGAAAAAAGACCAACCTGCCTACGACCTGCATGCGAAAGCGCTCAAGGCCGTGGGTGACAAAGACTACGCTAACGCACTAGCACTGACCAATAAGGCCATAAAGAAACAGCCCAACGAGTCGTTGTTTTATGTCACCAAAGGGCAGCTGCTCGCTGCGCAAAAAAACGACAAGGGCGCACGCGACGCCTTCGCTAAAGCAGCACGCCTTAACCCTGAGTATTTTATGAGCCAGCTAGGCCTAGGGGTGAGCGAAGTTAAATTGAAAAACTTTAGCAATGCTAAACAGTCTCTACAGAAAAGTGTAAAGCTACTGCCAACCTCGCTGGCCATTTATAATTTAGGTGAGATAGAAGAAAAGCAGGGCAACCGCCAGCAGGCAATTGAGTACTACAAGCAGGCCGCAACGGAAAACAGTGATATTGGCAAAGCGGCGCAACAAAAATTGAAAACTCTTGGTGCCAACCAGTAA
- a CDS encoding porin → MNKKLLPALIALSMVASAQAEDVDVYGKMNLTLQNADEGDTSVFEVKSNASRLGFKGTAETDSNFTVVYQYELGINPDDTTTWTQRNSFLGVKGDFGLVKAGLFDTAFKSSQGKVDVFGDLEGDIASAITVNDNRVANTVAYTTPNMSGFSGTVQYVASEEDGVDGGISSAASYKDDALYLAVAYDNGIEEIDSSAVRLTGTYQLGNAQLGALYETVEPAEGDSLSGWLVSAKLAVSQWDIKAQYGASDIVEEAATTASVGADYNFTKKFQFISYITSEESDEGIDDTYIGAGAILKF, encoded by the coding sequence ATGAACAAAAAACTCTTACCTGCACTTATTGCTTTGAGCATGGTTGCGTCTGCTCAGGCAGAAGATGTCGATGTTTACGGTAAAATGAACCTTACTCTGCAAAACGCAGATGAAGGTGATACATCCGTATTCGAAGTTAAGAGCAATGCTTCGCGTTTGGGTTTTAAAGGCACCGCAGAGACTGACAGCAATTTTACGGTTGTTTATCAGTACGAATTGGGTATTAATCCTGATGACACCACTACTTGGACTCAGCGTAACTCCTTCTTGGGCGTGAAGGGTGATTTTGGTTTGGTTAAGGCTGGTCTGTTTGATACGGCCTTTAAATCGTCACAGGGCAAAGTGGATGTATTCGGTGATCTTGAGGGCGATATCGCCAGCGCGATAACCGTGAATGACAACCGTGTTGCCAACACCGTTGCTTACACCACACCCAATATGAGTGGCTTCTCGGGTACCGTTCAATATGTGGCCAGCGAAGAAGATGGCGTAGACGGGGGTATTTCATCAGCGGCAAGCTATAAAGATGATGCCCTGTATTTAGCCGTTGCCTACGATAATGGTATTGAAGAAATCGATTCCAGTGCGGTCCGACTGACCGGTACTTACCAGCTGGGTAATGCGCAGCTGGGTGCACTGTACGAAACCGTTGAGCCTGCAGAAGGCGATAGCCTAAGTGGTTGGTTGGTGTCGGCAAAGCTTGCGGTTAGTCAGTGGGATATTAAAGCTCAGTATGGTGCTTCCGATATCGTTGAAGAAGCTGCTACCACTGCCAGTGTTGGTGCTGACTATAACTTCACCAAGAAATTCCAGTTTATCTCCTACATCACGAGTGAAGAATCTGACGAAGGCATCGACGACACTTACATCGGTGCCGGTGCAATCCTGAAGTTCTAA
- the phoU gene encoding phosphate signaling complex protein PhoU, producing the protein METMNLDQHISQQFNADLEQLRTDLLEMGGLVENQVANAVQALQDADANLAEQVLQIENEVNNREVSIDAECTEILARRQPAASDLRLVLSVTKAIRDLERVGDEASKIARMALELGDTDFAAKGYIEIRHLSTNVQKSLNAALDAFARFDVRSAIKVMQDDRYIDREYKSAMREMVTQMMEDPRSISRVLNIIWALRSLERIGDHSRNIAEHVIYLVRGTDVRHVSIKDIVKQLDEGK; encoded by the coding sequence ATGGAAACAATGAATCTTGACCAACATATTTCTCAGCAGTTTAACGCAGACTTAGAGCAGTTGCGTACCGACCTGCTGGAAATGGGTGGCCTAGTTGAAAACCAAGTGGCGAATGCTGTGCAGGCGCTGCAAGACGCCGATGCAAACTTGGCTGAACAGGTACTGCAAATTGAAAATGAGGTGAATAACCGCGAAGTCAGTATTGATGCTGAATGCACCGAGATTCTTGCTCGCCGGCAGCCGGCGGCATCGGATTTACGCTTAGTGCTGAGTGTAACCAAGGCCATTCGCGACTTGGAACGCGTGGGCGATGAAGCCAGTAAAATAGCACGTATGGCACTAGAACTCGGAGATACCGACTTTGCAGCTAAGGGCTACATTGAAATTCGTCATCTTTCTACCAACGTACAAAAAAGCCTCAATGCAGCGTTGGATGCCTTTGCGCGTTTTGATGTGCGTTCGGCGATTAAAGTGATGCAAGACGATCGTTATATCGACCGCGAATACAAATCGGCGATGCGAGAAATGGTTACCCAAATGATGGAAGATCCGCGCAGCATCTCTCGTGTGCTGAACATTATTTGGGCGTTGCGCTCATTGGAGCGCATTGGTGATCATTCACGGAATATTGCCGAGCACGTGATCTATTTGGTACGCGGCACTGATGTTCGCCACGTGTCCATTAAAGATATCGTAAAGCAGCTCGACGAAGGGAAATAG
- the pstB gene encoding phosphate ABC transporter ATP-binding protein PstB: MIDQTAIQGGTETGEKSKTVGKPLVENPKFTMRGVDVFYGDKQAVFDVNLDIAENEVIAMIGPSGCGKSTFLRCLNRMNDTIETCRVEGDLKLDGMNIYDPKLDVVPLRARVGMVFQKPNPFPKSIYDNVAYGPNIHGLVRRRTEMDEIVETSLRRASLWDEVKDRLHQPGTGLSGGQQQRLCIARTIAVSPEVILMDEPCSALDPIATAKIEELIAELSQNFTIAIVTHSMQQAARVSHRTAYFHLGNLIEVNDTKKVFTTPDHALTEAYITGRFG; the protein is encoded by the coding sequence ATGATAGACCAAACCGCCATACAGGGTGGAACCGAGACAGGCGAGAAGAGCAAAACCGTAGGCAAGCCACTGGTTGAAAACCCAAAGTTCACCATGCGCGGCGTGGATGTTTTTTACGGGGACAAACAGGCCGTGTTCGATGTGAATCTCGATATTGCCGAAAACGAAGTGATTGCCATGATCGGCCCATCGGGTTGTGGTAAATCCACTTTTTTACGTTGCTTGAACCGCATGAACGATACCATTGAAACCTGCCGGGTTGAGGGTGATTTAAAGCTCGACGGCATGAACATTTACGATCCAAAGTTGGATGTAGTGCCACTGCGCGCGCGCGTGGGTATGGTTTTTCAAAAGCCCAACCCGTTCCCCAAATCGATCTACGACAACGTTGCCTATGGCCCGAATATTCACGGCTTGGTACGTCGTCGTACCGAGATGGACGAAATAGTTGAAACCAGTTTGCGCAGAGCCAGCCTTTGGGACGAAGTGAAAGATCGACTGCACCAGCCGGGTACAGGCCTTTCCGGTGGTCAGCAACAGCGTTTGTGTATTGCCCGTACTATCGCCGTAAGCCCAGAAGTGATTTTGATGGATGAGCCTTGCTCGGCGTTGGATCCAATCGCGACGGCAAAAATTGAAGAATTAATCGCTGAGCTGAGTCAAAATTTTACTATTGCCATTGTGACCCACTCTATGCAGCAGGCTGCGCGCGTTTCACACCGTACGGCCTACTTCCACCTAGGTAACCTGATTGAAGTGAACGATACTAAAAAGGTATTCACCACACCCGATCACGCATTAACAGAAGCCTACATTACCGGCCGCTTTGGATAA
- the pstA gene encoding phosphate ABC transporter permease PstA, whose protein sequence is MNNSRPSTAQLVERSLKKRYAAERRFKLYGMLSIGIGLLALIILITDIVGNGSGAFRQTYLQLEVNFDADVLDITEVNEEQLMQANFNGVVRKALLAQFPDVSARKHKRKLYAMASYGAAFDLRDILEAKPALLGQSLVVDILADDDVDTYVKSLNEDEPFVGRLTEQQVTWVQTLVERDVVEMQFNTNFFTSADSAEPEMAGILGALLGSLLTLVVTATLSFPIGVAAAIYLEEYAKRNKFTDFIEVNINNLAAVPSVIFGLLGLAIFLNFFGMPRSIPLVGGLVLTLMTLPTVIISSRAAIKAVPPSIREAALGMGASKMQMILQHVLPLAMPGMLTGAIIGMAQALGETAPLLMIGMVAFIADVPGSISDPATVLPVQIFLWADSPERAFVERTSAAIMVLLAFLITMNTLAIWLRKRLERRW, encoded by the coding sequence ATGAATAATTCCCGGCCGAGCACCGCACAGCTGGTGGAGCGCAGCCTAAAGAAGCGTTATGCCGCCGAAAGGCGGTTCAAACTATACGGAATGCTATCCATTGGCATTGGCCTATTGGCATTGATCATTCTAATTACCGACATTGTTGGTAATGGCAGCGGCGCTTTTCGTCAAACCTATTTACAGCTTGAAGTTAACTTCGACGCCGACGTGCTGGATATCACCGAGGTGAACGAAGAACAGCTAATGCAGGCCAACTTCAACGGTGTTGTGCGCAAGGCGTTACTGGCACAGTTTCCCGATGTTTCGGCGCGCAAACATAAACGCAAACTTTATGCGATGGCCAGTTACGGTGCTGCTTTCGATCTGCGCGATATTCTTGAAGCCAAGCCAGCATTATTGGGGCAATCGTTAGTGGTCGACATTCTCGCCGATGACGATGTTGACACCTATGTGAAGAGCCTTAATGAAGACGAACCCTTTGTCGGTCGTTTGACCGAACAGCAGGTGACGTGGGTGCAGACTCTGGTAGAGAGAGATGTCGTTGAAATGCAATTCAATACGAATTTCTTTACCTCCGCAGATTCCGCCGAGCCGGAAATGGCTGGGATTTTAGGTGCACTCTTGGGCAGCCTGTTAACACTGGTTGTAACCGCAACCCTGTCTTTCCCCATTGGTGTTGCCGCCGCGATTTATTTAGAAGAATATGCAAAGCGCAATAAGTTTACCGACTTTATTGAAGTGAACATTAATAACCTTGCCGCTGTACCCTCGGTTATTTTTGGTTTACTGGGCTTGGCGATATTTCTTAATTTCTTCGGTATGCCCCGTTCAATTCCGTTGGTGGGCGGGTTGGTGTTAACACTGATGACGTTACCCACGGTGATTATTTCCAGCCGTGCGGCGATTAAAGCCGTACCTCCCTCGATTCGCGAAGCCGCGTTGGGTATGGGGGCATCGAAAATGCAAATGATTCTTCAGCACGTTCTACCCTTGGCCATGCCTGGAATGCTAACGGGTGCTATTATCGGTATGGCGCAGGCACTGGGAGAAACGGCACCATTGCTAATGATCGGTATGGTTGCGTTTATTGCTGATGTTCCGGGTAGTATTTCTGACCCGGCCACCGTGTTACCTGTGCAGATATTCCTCTGGGCCGACAGCCCTGAGCGCGCTTTTGTTGAGCGTACTTCAGCGGCGATTATGGTGCTGTTGGCATTCTTGATAACCATGAATACCCTCGCCATTTGGTTGCGTAAGCGCCTTGAACGACGATGGTAA
- the pstC gene encoding phosphate ABC transporter permease subunit PstC, whose protein sequence is MDIWVLTILMVGLFVAIFFLGRGRSLAVASSVGGTRYLNSLPYYYGMLTALWAAVPALVMLALWEMFDTRIIEGIVLSELPADVDLSDESQRGLVLNQIYNLAVSELSLQNAPDYMLAAAERTQALTNTSRWLVGMLAMLLMAIFGGLAWWRVNPQMRARAQVENVFRLTLLSCASLAILTTVGIVMSVLVESLRFFHAVPISEFLFGLEWSPQTAIRKDQVAGSSSFGAVPLFAGTLLIAFIAMVIAVPTGLMSAIYLSEYAPRKVRTYIKPLLEILAGIPTVVYGFFAAITVAPFIRDLALAIGLDNWVTVTSESALAAGLVMGVMIIPFISSLSDDVINAVPQSLRDGALALGATGSEMIRQVVIPAALPGIVSGVLLAASRAIGETMIVVMAAGLAAKLTANPLDSVTTVTVQIVTLLVGDQEFDSPKTLAAFALGLMLFIVTLALNYVALYVVRKYREQYE, encoded by the coding sequence ATGGATATTTGGGTATTAACAATACTGATGGTCGGACTCTTCGTCGCGATCTTCTTTCTTGGCAGAGGACGCTCACTGGCGGTAGCGTCCTCCGTTGGCGGTACCCGCTACCTTAACTCGCTGCCCTACTACTATGGCATGCTTACGGCGCTTTGGGCCGCCGTGCCAGCATTGGTAATGCTGGCGCTGTGGGAGATGTTTGATACCCGTATTATTGAAGGCATTGTACTTAGCGAGCTGCCTGCGGATGTGGACCTGAGCGATGAATCCCAGCGTGGTCTGGTGCTGAACCAAATATACAATTTAGCGGTTAGCGAGTTAAGTTTACAAAATGCGCCCGATTATATGTTGGCGGCGGCGGAGCGAACGCAAGCGTTAACCAATACCAGCCGCTGGTTGGTAGGAATGCTGGCAATGCTACTAATGGCCATTTTTGGTGGGCTTGCTTGGTGGCGAGTTAACCCGCAAATGCGGGCGCGGGCTCAGGTCGAAAATGTCTTTCGCTTGACGCTTTTGTCCTGTGCGTCATTGGCCATTTTGACAACCGTGGGTATCGTGATGTCGGTGCTAGTGGAGTCGTTGCGCTTCTTCCATGCTGTGCCAATTTCCGAATTCTTGTTTGGTTTGGAGTGGAGTCCACAAACCGCGATTCGGAAAGATCAGGTTGCCGGGTCCAGCAGCTTTGGTGCTGTGCCGCTGTTTGCGGGTACTTTGCTTATTGCTTTTATCGCCATGGTGATCGCTGTGCCTACAGGGCTTATGTCGGCCATATACCTGTCTGAATATGCGCCGCGTAAAGTTCGCACTTATATAAAACCACTACTCGAAATTTTGGCGGGTATACCAACGGTGGTATACGGCTTCTTCGCGGCTATCACAGTTGCCCCTTTTATTCGCGACCTTGCATTGGCTATTGGCTTGGATAACTGGGTAACCGTAACCTCTGAAAGCGCCCTTGCTGCGGGCTTGGTGATGGGCGTAATGATAATTCCGTTTATCTCGTCGCTATCGGATGATGTTATCAATGCCGTGCCTCAGTCGCTGCGTGACGGCGCCCTAGCGCTGGGCGCTACGGGTTCTGAAATGATTCGCCAAGTCGTTATTCCCGCCGCCCTTCCGGGTATTGTGAGTGGTGTATTGTTGGCCGCATCGCGGGCCATTGGTGAAACAATGATTGTAGTGATGGCGGCGGGTCTTGCCGCCAAGCTAACCGCTAACCCACTGGATTCTGTTACTACCGTAACCGTACAAATTGTGACGCTGCTGGTTGGTGATCAAGAGTTTGACAGCCCGAAAACCCTAGCGGCGTTTGCCCTGGGGTTGATGCTCTTTATCGTAACCCTGGCACTTAACTATGTAGCCCTATATGTGGTGAGAAAATACCGTGAGCAATATGAATAA
- a CDS encoding PstS family phosphate ABC transporter substrate-binding protein: MKKVLVWTFAAATIMAASSVMAARDSISIVGSSTVFPFSKVVAERFGRATKFKSPTVESTGTGGGFKQFCGGVGVSFPDISNASRRIKPAEFENCQKNNVKDVVEVLIGYDGIVIANSVKSKQVTLTRKDLFLALAKKVPNSDGSESLIDNPYKTWKDVNSTLPANKIEVLGPPPTSGTRDAFVELAMEGGCKKFEWIAALKKSDKNRYKEICHIIREDGAFIEAGENDNLIVQKLNANKNALGIFGFSFLDQNSDKVQASFVDGTEPTFETIADGRYPVSRPLYFYVKKAHVGLIPGIAEYLAEFTSEKAWGEEGYLTEKGMIPLGDEERARIGKAVAGMEPLKSL; encoded by the coding sequence GTGAAAAAAGTTCTGGTTTGGACATTTGCTGCTGCGACCATTATGGCGGCTTCCTCGGTAATGGCCGCGCGTGATTCTATCAGCATTGTAGGCTCTTCTACGGTTTTTCCTTTTTCTAAAGTTGTTGCCGAGCGCTTCGGCAGAGCGACCAAGTTCAAGTCGCCTACCGTTGAATCTACGGGTACTGGCGGTGGCTTCAAACAATTTTGTGGTGGCGTGGGTGTATCCTTTCCAGACATTTCTAACGCTTCGCGTCGTATCAAGCCCGCAGAGTTTGAAAACTGTCAGAAAAACAATGTTAAAGATGTTGTTGAAGTTCTGATCGGCTACGACGGAATCGTTATCGCCAATTCAGTAAAGTCAAAGCAGGTAACACTAACGCGTAAAGACCTGTTCCTGGCGTTGGCTAAAAAAGTACCTAATAGTGATGGCTCCGAAAGCCTTATCGATAACCCCTATAAAACCTGGAAAGACGTAAACTCAACCCTGCCAGCGAATAAGATCGAAGTACTTGGCCCTCCCCCCACTTCTGGCACCCGCGATGCTTTTGTAGAGCTGGCAATGGAAGGTGGTTGTAAAAAGTTTGAGTGGATTGCGGCGTTGAAAAAGTCTGACAAGAATAGGTACAAGGAAATCTGCCACATTATTCGTGAAGATGGCGCCTTTATAGAAGCGGGTGAGAACGACAATCTCATCGTACAAAAGCTGAACGCGAATAAGAATGCTCTGGGTATCTTCGGCTTCAGCTTTCTTGATCAGAACTCGGACAAGGTGCAGGCCTCTTTCGTTGACGGTACTGAGCCAACGTTCGAAACCATTGCCGACGGCAGGTACCCTGTGTCCCGTCCGCTCTACTTTTACGTGAAAAAAGCCCACGTTGGCTTAATTCCAGGTATTGCTGAATACCTAGCTGAATTTACCAGCGAGAAAGCGTGGGGCGAAGAGGGTTATTTGACTGAAAAAGGTATGATTCCGCTGGGTGATGAAGAGCGCGCTCGTATAGGTAAGGCCGTTGCGGGTATGGAACCCCTTAAAAGCCTCTAA
- a CDS encoding TRAP transporter small permease subunit produces the protein MINKTTYNAPKPPGNAVVALIDNINLGVGRTLAWLTLLMVLLVALVVLMRTFFGVGSIALQESVTYLHATVLMLCLGYNLQQGGHVRVDVFYGRLPAVRKAWVNALGSVVFLLPFALFLVFASINFVTKSWAIGETSADPGGLPVVYLLKTLIPLSGILLALQAVSEIFRSLIKITWQHNTASPENNHQL, from the coding sequence ATGATTAACAAAACAACATACAACGCCCCCAAGCCACCAGGGAATGCAGTGGTGGCTCTTATCGATAACATCAACCTTGGGGTTGGTCGAACGCTGGCGTGGCTCACGCTGCTGATGGTGCTACTCGTGGCGCTTGTTGTGCTCATGCGCACATTTTTCGGTGTTGGCTCTATCGCTCTGCAAGAATCGGTAACCTACTTACACGCAACCGTGCTTATGCTATGCCTCGGCTATAACCTTCAACAGGGCGGACACGTAAGAGTGGATGTTTTTTACGGTCGCCTGCCGGCCGTGCGCAAGGCTTGGGTAAATGCCCTAGGCAGCGTGGTATTTCTCTTGCCGTTCGCCTTGTTTTTAGTGTTTGCCAGTATCAACTTTGTCACCAAAAGTTGGGCCATTGGTGAAACATCGGCCGACCCCGGGGGGCTGCCTGTGGTATACCTACTTAAAACCCTGATTCCCCTCAGCGGTATTCTGTTAGCCCTTCAGGCAGTCAGTGAAATTTTTCGTTCACTCATCAAGATAACCTGGCAGCACAACACAGCATCGCCGGAAAACAACCATCAACTATAA
- a CDS encoding TRAP transporter large permease, with protein sequence MMGYPVAFTLASSALLFAGIGSLLGSFDPNLLMLYPDRIYSGTMTNTTLIAVPLFVFMGVMLERSKIAEELLERMSHACAGMPAGLGLSVILVGVLMAASTGIVGATVVTMGLMSLPTMLKRNYDPALACGTICATGTLGQIIPPSIALVLLGDVLSSAYQQAQLKLGIFNAAPVSVGDLFIGAIIPGLVLVILYIVYLLVTGSLWPNSAPAAKEHEYVSKRDLFFSIAPPILLIILVLGSIIGGAATPTEAAGVGALAAILLAATKRQLNIATLRAVVRSTTKVTAMVFAILLGASLFSLVFQGLGGDHLVAQFFADLPGGTFMALLVVMLAIFFLGFILDFIEITFVVIPIIGPVLLGMGVDPIWLGIMIAVNLQTSFLTPPFGFALFYLRGVAPESVTTQEIYRGVLPFIAIQVLMMILLAVWPTMATWLPGILH encoded by the coding sequence ATGATGGGCTACCCGGTAGCGTTCACCCTTGCCAGTTCAGCCCTGTTATTTGCCGGTATAGGCAGCTTGCTGGGTAGCTTTGACCCGAACCTGCTCATGCTTTACCCCGACCGCATTTACAGCGGCACCATGACCAATACCACGCTGATTGCGGTGCCGCTGTTTGTGTTTATGGGGGTAATGCTGGAGCGTTCGAAAATCGCCGAAGAATTATTAGAACGTATGTCTCACGCCTGCGCGGGCATGCCTGCAGGGCTGGGGCTATCGGTAATTCTGGTGGGCGTACTGATGGCCGCCAGCACCGGTATTGTGGGCGCTACGGTAGTCACCATGGGGCTGATGTCCCTACCGACCATGCTTAAGCGCAATTACGACCCCGCGCTCGCTTGCGGCACTATCTGCGCAACCGGCACACTTGGCCAAATTATTCCCCCTTCTATTGCCCTAGTATTGCTGGGTGATGTTCTGTCCAGCGCCTACCAGCAAGCACAATTAAAGCTAGGTATTTTTAATGCCGCGCCCGTGTCGGTTGGCGACCTGTTTATTGGCGCTATCATCCCGGGGCTGGTGCTCGTTATCCTCTATATAGTCTACCTGCTGGTTACCGGTAGCCTTTGGCCTAACTCTGCCCCTGCGGCCAAAGAACATGAATACGTATCCAAACGCGATCTATTTTTCAGTATTGCACCCCCAATATTACTGATTATTCTGGTATTAGGTTCAATCATCGGTGGCGCTGCCACCCCCACAGAGGCCGCCGGTGTTGGAGCCTTGGCAGCCATTCTACTGGCGGCGACAAAAAGGCAACTCAATATTGCTACCCTGCGCGCAGTCGTGCGCTCCACCACTAAAGTAACCGCCATGGTTTTTGCCATACTGCTGGGCGCTTCACTCTTTTCGCTGGTGTTTCAGGGGCTTGGTGGCGATCATTTAGTCGCCCAGTTCTTCGCAGACCTCCCCGGTGGTACCTTTATGGCACTACTGGTGGTCATGCTGGCGATTTTCTTCCTTGGGTTTATTCTCGATTTCATTGAAATTACCTTTGTGGTCATTCCTATTATTGGGCCGGTATTACTGGGAATGGGCGTGGACCCCATATGGCTTGGCATAATGATTGCCGTCAACTTACAAACATCATTTTTAACGCCACCTTTCGGCTTTGCCTTGTTTTATTTACGCGGTGTTGCACCAGAATCGGTCACAACCCAAGAAATATATCGCGGTGTGCTGCCCTTCATTGCTATACAGGTACTGATGATGATATTACTCGCCGTATGGCCCACAATGGCGACATGGTTGCCCGGAATTCTCCACTAG
- a CDS encoding acyl-CoA thioesterase: MASIDEEPTPNGELVLQTLALPRDTNSNGDIFGGWLMSQMDLGGAIAAREVAQGRVTTVAVGSMAFLRPVPVGSTVTCYAEIIDVGRASVKALVEVWVKQYTRKLQKVTEGEFVYVAIDDTGRIRPIPKHD; this comes from the coding sequence ATGGCGAGTATTGATGAAGAGCCAACACCTAACGGAGAGCTCGTACTGCAAACGCTAGCACTGCCGAGAGATACCAACTCCAACGGAGATATTTTTGGTGGCTGGCTAATGTCGCAGATGGACCTTGGTGGTGCCATTGCCGCCAGAGAAGTCGCTCAAGGGCGGGTTACAACGGTCGCTGTGGGTAGTATGGCGTTTTTACGGCCCGTACCGGTTGGCTCTACCGTCACCTGCTACGCCGAAATTATTGATGTTGGTAGGGCTTCCGTAAAAGCGCTGGTGGAAGTCTGGGTAAAGCAATATACGCGAAAACTGCAGAAGGTCACCGAGGGTGAATTCGTGTATGTGGCTATTGACGACACAGGCCGTATACGGCCCATTCCAAAGCATGATTAA